From the Bacillus sp. FJAT-22090 genome, the window TCTTTTCTCTTGAGAAAAATTAAATATTACCTGTTATACTAAATAAGGAAAGCTTACTTACGGAGCGTGTATACAATGGAGTCTAAACAAAAAACTATTAATGAAGTATTGCGTCATACAATGCATGATTATTTAAATAATTTGCATTTAATTCAGATGAACTTAGATATGGGAAGATATGATGAAGCAAAAAATCTTATACGAACGTATTCATTAAAGTGCACTCAATTTTTCGACGTGAATAATACAGGTTTACTTCTTACAAATGAGTGGTTACAAACGTTTAGTTTAGCTTACAATAAAATAACATTGGAATTTGGAACCTCCATTCAAAAAGTAGGGGCAGGACATTACGATGAACCTGTAAAGAATTATTTAGAGCGATTTGTACAGACGATATATCCATTGCTTAAGGGCTATCAAGAACAGACACTAAATGTCTACATACTTACAGCTGATGTATTAGAGGTACAAGTAGAACTGAAGGGTGAATGGTCTACCTATACATGGGTTGATGAATGTTTGAATGGTTTAATGGATGTGGAGAAAGAAATAAATTCAGATTCCCATATTAAATTTAAATTAATCGCAAGAGAAAGATTGGAGTGAATTAAATGTTTGTAGATCACGTAAAAGTGTACGTCAAAGGTGGAGACGGCGGAGATGGGATGGTAGGATTCCGTCGTGAAAAGTATGTGCCTATGGGAGGTCCAGCAGGCGGTGATGGAGGAAATGGTGGCGATGTAATTTTCGTAGTTGACGAAGGATTACGCACATTAATGGATTTCCGTTATAAACGCCATTTTAAAGCAACTCGTGGAGAACATGGTCATAGTAAGAACATGCACGGTGCTAATGCAGAAGATTTATTGGTTAAAGTTCCTCCGGGAACAGTAGTGATGAATGAAGAAACAGGACAAGTTATCGCTGACTTAGTAGAACATGGACAAAAGGCTGTTATAGCTAAAGGTGGACGTGGAGGAAGAGGTAATTCTCGTTTTGCTACGCCAGCAAACCCTGCACCAGAGCTTTCTGAAAAAGGAGAGCCAGGAGTAGAATTATCTGTTACTTTAGAGCTTAAAGTTTTAGCTGATGTTGGTTTAGTAGGATTCCCAAGCGTTGGAAAGTCTACTTTATTATCAGTGGTTTCATCCGCGAAGCCTAAGATTGCTTCCTATCATTTTACAACGATCGTACCTAATTTAGGAATGGTGGAAACAGAAGATCATCGTAGTTTTGCGATGGCTGATTTACCAGGACTGATTGAAGGGGCACACCAGGGTGTAGGTCTAGGACATCAATTCCTACGTCATATAGAGCGAACAAGAGTAATTGTGCACGTAATTGATATGTCTGGTCTTGAAGGCCGTGATCCTTATGAAGATTACTTAACAATCAATGAAGAATTAAAACAATATAATCTTCGTTTAACGGAACGACCTCAAATTATCGTTGCAAATAAAATGGACATGCCAGAATCAGAAGAAAACTTGATAGCATTTCAAGAAAAAGTAGGACCAGAAGTGAAAATTTTCCCTATATCTGCGATTTCACGTCAAGGATTACAAGATTTACTATTTGCTATAGCAGATATGTTAGAAGTAGCTCCTGAATTCCCGCTGCACGATTTGACCGAGGAAGAAACAGAAACATCTGTTATGTACAAACACGAAGCGAAAAAAGACGATTTCACTATTTCAAGAGACGATGATGGTGCATTTGTGTTATCTGGTGGAACAGTGGAGCGTTTATTCAAAATGACTGACTTTAGCCGTGAAGATTCAATAAGAAGATTTTCTAGACAATTACGTGGAATGGGTATTGATGATGCTTTACGTGAGCGCGGTGCAAAAGATGGAGATACAGTACGTCTATTAGAATTTGAGTTTGAATTTATCGAATAGGGAAATGAGGAAACCGTATGAAAGATGTTACACATCAGCGATTCTATTTAGTAAGGGAGGATGTGCTTACCGAAGCGATGCAAAAAACTTTGGAAGCAAAGCATCTTCTCCAATCTGGTAAAGTATCCTCCATTTGGGATGCGGTAAAAGAAGTAGATTTATCTAGAAGTGCTTTTTATAAATATCGTGATGCGGTGTTTCCTTTCCATTCGATTGTCCAGGAAAGAATATTAACTGTATTTTTACAACTAGAGGACAGAGAAGGGACGCTTGCAAGACTTTTGCAGCTCGTTGCGGAATCGTCTATCAACATTTTAACGATCCATCAAACGATCCCTATTCAAGGGAGAGCAAGCGTTACTTTGTCTCTTGATGTAACGGAGATGACAAAGCAATTAGATGAATTTATAAATGAAATGAAGCGACTAGACTTTGTGGAATCTGCTGAAGTTATTAGTTCTGGTGCTTTGTAAGGAGGATTTACGATGGATACAAAAAAAGTGGCTTTTCTTGGGCCAGAAGCATCTTTTACACATCTTGCTTCGAAAGCTTTGTTTCAAGATGAATTACTTGTTCCAACTCGAACAATTCCAGAATGCATAGAAGCAGTTGCAAATGGGAGTGTAGATATCGCTGTCGTTCCACTTGAAAATGCATTAGAAGGTACCGTTCCTTTAACAATTGATTATTTATTTCATGAGGCAAACCTATATGTGATTGCAGAAATACAAGCTCCAATTGAGCAACATTTAATGGTTCATCCAACTAATAAAAAGAATTGGGAAGAAATAACGACTATCTATTCGCACCCACATGCATTAGCACAGTGTCATAAATATTTATATTATCGATTTGGGAAAGTTCCACTTGAACAATCGACTTCTACAGCAGCAGCTGCGAAGTATGTTTCGGAAAATGAAGAGCTATGTATTGCAGCAATTGGGAATTCATCTGCAGCAAGTGAGTACAATCTAGCAATTGTAGAGCAAAACATTCACGATTTCCATTTTAACCATACACGCTTCTTCGTACTTTCCAAAAAAAATCTTTGTATTCAAGAGTCAGGACATATTGGACAAATGAAAACGACTGTCATGATTACTTTGCCTAAGGATGATCGTTCAGGGGCATTGCATCAAGTACTATCCGTTTTTGCATGGAGACAGCTCAATTTAAGTAAAATCGAATCTCGACCTCTTAAAACCGGCTTGGGACAATATTTTTTCGTAATAGATATTTTAGAAGATGAAAAAATGCCAATGATGATTGGTGCTATAGAAGAATTAAAAGCTTTAGGTTGTGATGTAAAATCACTTGGGTCCTACAATACATATGAAACAGAAAAAGAAGCTCCTTCCGAATGAAGGGCTTCTTTTTTTATGTGAGAAGGCTTATTCCTCTATCAGGTAGCCTTTTTTTCGAATACCATCAATTCCTCTATTCAATATTTCTTCCGTTGGGGCAGATATAAGATGTAAATGAACTCCCGATGTTAGTTCCAACAAGAAAGGGGCATCTGTTTCTCTTACCTTCTTTAAAAACATTTCGACATCATGACGATTGGAAACCATAATGGAAGAAGTGATTTCGCCATAAACGGGATGTTCTACAGTCACATTTTCAACTGTAACACCTGCATCTACTAATGTTAGTAATTCATCTTCAGAATCTTTAGATTGGTGATTACATGCAACTCGTTTAGAAACACACGCATTCAATTCTTTATCTGGTAGCAATATATATCCTTGGCTAGTTGAAACAATAGGAATATTAGTAGCTTTTAACAAAGTGACATCATTTACAATTACTTGCCGACTCACATTTGCTAGCTTTGCCAAGTCCCCTCCTGTTACAGGATGATTTTGCTCTTTTAAATAAGAAAAAATCCAATTTCTTCTCTCTGATCCTTTTAACTTTTTCATTTATAAACCCTCCAAACTTGCATAACTACCTACTGTCTTTTCATAAGTTTAACATGAAGGGTAGCTAGAATGTTTTAAAAAGATGTGACCATTTGAAATTGATGTACATATTTTAAAGGGAAGGAAGGAGGAAGTCTTTGCAAACTCATATTGTCCAAAAAGGGGATACTCTTTGGAAAATATCAAGAAACTACGGTGTATCATTTGATGAATTAAAGAAATTAAATGCACATCTTGCAAATCCAGAATACATTGTGCCAGGAATGAAGATTTTTATTCCTGAAAAGAGCAAAATGGAGTCTATGAGACATCCATATAGCGATGATCGTCCTGTAAAAAAAGAAATGGTAAATAAGGAGGAAATCATTATCCAGCCGCAAACCGGTAACAACATGAAAATGCAACAAGTCCAACCTGTTAGTAAGGCACAGCAAGTCCAACCAATTAGTAAAGCACAACAGATGCAACCTGTTCCAATGCCTATGCCGTTTCAACCTATTCCAATGGTACCTATGGCACCACCAGTGCAACCTATACAACAAGTTCCAGCAGCCCCACCACCTCAACCTATGCAGCCTATTCAAAATATCCAACAAATTCAACAAGTCCAACAACCACAGCCATATGCAATGCCGTTTCATATAATGCCAGTTCCTGATTTAGATATGACTCCATCACCTCAAGGGTGGAGACTAATTGAATCTACATCGATTCATATAAATATTCATAATGATGACCATGAAAAAGAAGAAAGTCCAGTATATCATGTTGAACAACCCCAAAAAATGGAACCACAATATGTGAGCCCAATCATGGAAGAAGTTTCTTCAGAATTTGAGGAGATGGAACCATTTGAAGAGTACCCACAAATGCAACAATTTGAACACTATCAGCCAATGAATCCTTGCGGTTGTATGGACCAGCAAATGTATCCACAAATGCAACCACAAATGCAACCAGAAATGCATCATCAACAGATGCAACCATGGGGTGGTCATCCATACGTTCATATTTGCTATGTACCCGTTTTTGCTTGTCCACCTTATCCGTATCATCACTTTTAAAAAGTGAGTAATTACATTCGGCAAATAAAAAAGAATGTATGGAAATGGGAAAATGAAAATGGGCTATTTTCTGTAAAAAAATATCCAACTGTTGAACATGCAGAAAAGATTCGAATTATTCACCATAAATTACATCAGCTCGATAAATCTTTTATACTGCCAGTATTAGAATCAGCTCAGGAAGACTTTATCATCCAGCCTTGGTTCAAAGGTACACATCCAGTTGATTATGGAAGCAAAACGGATCGCTTGGAAGTTTATTCACTGTTAGAACAGTTACATGATACGAACAAATATATTAAATGGGATAATCAGAAACTGCTTCAGCCGTTTGATTTGTTTGCAAAATGGCAGAATCGTTCCTTAAAAATGAAAGAAATCTCTTATTTTGTGGAATTTTATTTAGGTGAAAAAAAAACAAAGATGCTCCTGCACTTAGGTGATATAGCTCTAAAAAATATGCAATTATTTAATAATAAAGATACTACTATACTGCATGGCGATGTAGTACATCATAATTTTTTATCCAATGAAAAAGCTTATAAAATTATCGATTTTGATCTTGCTGTCATTGGTCCAAAAGAAATGGAAGAAATATTATGGATGCACCGCGTTCTGCCTGCGATTAACTATGACATTTTTATATTGTTAAGTGAGTTTCCGCTATTGGAAAAGGTCGCAACAAAGCATAAGGAAGCTTTGATGTATCCGAACGAATTATATAGAGAATGGCTCTATGCGTATGCTTTGCCTTTAGAGAGAAAACAAAAATTTATAGACCAATTGATACCGTATACCAACAAAGCACTAACAGAATGGCCAAAGCTATGCTATAATTTAGGCAGATTATAATAGACTTGGAGAAGGTTGCTCTTTATAGAGAGCGACCTTTTCTTGTATTCTACATCTAAAAGTGTACTGTCTTATACGTGCACATTTCTAGTTATGTTATAATAGGTTTGTCGATAGTGAGGGATAAAATATGTATGATTATATAAAAGGTCAAGTAACACGAGTTACACCTGAGTATGTTGTAATAGAACAACAAGGGATTGGGTATCAATTATTAACCCCGAATCCTTTTTCTTTTCGTAAAAGTGAAGAAATTATTCAAGTGTACACGTATTTACACGTAAGGGAAGATGCTCAGCATTTGATGGGGTTTTTAGATTTACCCCAAAGAGAGTTATTTAGAAAACTAATACTCGTTTCTGGTATCGGTCCAAAAGGAGCACTTGCTATATTAGCAAGCGGAGAACCAACTCATGTTATTCAAGCGATAGAACGTGAAGATGAATCCTATTTAGTGAAATTTCCTGGAGTAGGGAAGAAAACTGCTCGTCAAATGATTCTTGACTTAAAGGGTAAATTAAATGACTTAATTGACATAGAGCATTTTGATTTTACACAAGAGGAACCAACTCTGTTTGAGGATGGACAAGCGACTCATGAATTAGAAGAAGCGATGCTAGCATTAGCTGCGTTAGGTTATTCTGAGCGGGAACTATCAAAAATTCGTCCAATTCTAAAAGGCAATGAATCTTTACAAAAAACAGATGATTTTATGAAAAAAGCTTTACAATTATTATTTTCAGGCAAATAGGGAAAGGAGGTTCAAGCTATGACGGAGCGTGTTATTTCGAGTGAGATTTCTAATTATGATGAGCCGTTTGAGCAATCCCTTCGCCCACAATTATTATCACAATATATTGGACAAGATAAAATAAAGCATAATTTAGAAATCTTTATTGAAGCAGCTAGGATGAGAAGTGAAAGTTTAGATCATTGTCTTCTGTATGGACCTCCAGGTCTTGGGAAGACTACTCTTGCGGCAGTTATAGCAAATGAAATGGATGTACAAATACGCATGACAAGCGGTCCAGCAATCGAACGACCAGGTGATTTAGCTGCTATTGTTAGCTCGTTAGAACCGGGAGATGTCTTATTTATTGATGAAATCCACCGTTTAAATCGATCGATTGAAGAAGTATTATATCCTGCAATGGAAGACTTCAGTTTAGACATCGTGGTTGGTAAAGGACCTTCCGCTAGGAGTGTTCGTTTGGATTTACCGCCATTTACTTTAATTGGTGCTACCACACGGGCAGGGGCATTATCAGCCCCACTACGAGACCGCTTTGGTGTGTTGCTAAGACTCGAATTTTATGACGAAGAGGCTTTAACGTCTATTGTTGTCAGAAGTGCGGAGTTATTTAATGCGTCAATTGATCATGAGTCTGCTGGAGAAATCGCTAGACGTTCAAGAGGAACCCCACGTATTGCAAATCGCTTGTTAAAACGAGTACGAGATTATGCTCAAGTAAGGGGAAATGGTCACATTTCCATTGAACTTGCCCGCGAAGCATTAGAACTACTACAAATCGACCCTAGAGGTTTGGATCATATTGATCATAAACTGATTACAGCGATGATTGAGCGATTTAGAGGAGGTCCTGTTGGTCTGGACACTATAGCTGCAAGTATTGGGGAAGAATCGACTACTATTGAAGATGTATATGAGCCCTACTTATTGCAAATAGGATTTATACAACGTTCACCAAGAGGTAGAATTGTTACTCCACTAGCATATGAACATTTAGGTATACCATTACCAATTGAAAGAGATAACTAATAAAGGAAGTAAGGAATATGAGAGTAGAAGATTTTGATTTTGAATTACCAGAGGAATTAATTGCACAAACGCCACTTTTAGAACGAACAAGTAGCAAGCTTCTGATAGCAGATTATCCTAATAATTCATTTAAACATGAAACCTTTTCTTCTATCGTGGAAGAATTAAACGAAGGAGATTGTCTCGTACTGAACGACACAAAGGTTATGCCTGCTCGTTTAATGGGAATAAAAGAAGAAACAGGTGCACATGTTGAAGTGTTGTTATTAACACAAATACAAGGTAATCATTGGGAA encodes:
- a CDS encoding LysM peptidoglycan-binding domain-containing protein, giving the protein MQTHIVQKGDTLWKISRNYGVSFDELKKLNAHLANPEYIVPGMKIFIPEKSKMESMRHPYSDDRPVKKEMVNKEEIIIQPQTGNNMKMQQVQPVSKAQQVQPISKAQQMQPVPMPMPFQPIPMVPMAPPVQPIQQVPAAPPPQPMQPIQNIQQIQQVQQPQPYAMPFHIMPVPDLDMTPSPQGWRLIESTSIHINIHNDDHEKEESPVYHVEQPQKMEPQYVSPIMEEVSSEFEEMEPFEEYPQMQQFEHYQPMNPCGCMDQQMYPQMQPQMQPEMHHQQMQPWGGHPYVHICYVPVFACPPYPYHHF
- the ruvB gene encoding Holliday junction branch migration DNA helicase RuvB; the encoded protein is MTERVISSEISNYDEPFEQSLRPQLLSQYIGQDKIKHNLEIFIEAARMRSESLDHCLLYGPPGLGKTTLAAVIANEMDVQIRMTSGPAIERPGDLAAIVSSLEPGDVLFIDEIHRLNRSIEEVLYPAMEDFSLDIVVGKGPSARSVRLDLPPFTLIGATTRAGALSAPLRDRFGVLLRLEFYDEEALTSIVVRSAELFNASIDHESAGEIARRSRGTPRIANRLLKRVRDYAQVRGNGHISIELAREALELLQIDPRGLDHIDHKLITAMIERFRGGPVGLDTIAASIGEESTTIEDVYEPYLLQIGFIQRSPRGRIVTPLAYEHLGIPLPIERDN
- the ruvA gene encoding Holliday junction branch migration protein RuvA translates to MYDYIKGQVTRVTPEYVVIEQQGIGYQLLTPNPFSFRKSEEIIQVYTYLHVREDAQHLMGFLDLPQRELFRKLILVSGIGPKGALAILASGEPTHVIQAIEREDESYLVKFPGVGKKTARQMILDLKGKLNDLIDIEHFDFTQEEPTLFEDGQATHELEEAMLALAALGYSERELSKIRPILKGNESLQKTDDFMKKALQLLFSGK
- a CDS encoding aminoglycoside phosphotransferase family protein produces the protein MSNYIRQIKKNVWKWENENGLFSVKKYPTVEHAEKIRIIHHKLHQLDKSFILPVLESAQEDFIIQPWFKGTHPVDYGSKTDRLEVYSLLEQLHDTNKYIKWDNQKLLQPFDLFAKWQNRSLKMKEISYFVEFYLGEKKTKMLLHLGDIALKNMQLFNNKDTTILHGDVVHHNFLSNEKAYKIIDFDLAVIGPKEMEEILWMHRVLPAINYDIFILLSEFPLLEKVATKHKEALMYPNELYREWLYAYALPLERKQKFIDQLIPYTNKALTEWPKLCYNLGRL
- a CDS encoding ACT domain-containing protein — protein: MKDVTHQRFYLVREDVLTEAMQKTLEAKHLLQSGKVSSIWDAVKEVDLSRSAFYKYRDAVFPFHSIVQERILTVFLQLEDREGTLARLLQLVAESSINILTIHQTIPIQGRASVTLSLDVTEMTKQLDEFINEMKRLDFVESAEVISSGAL
- the obgE gene encoding GTPase ObgE, with the translated sequence MFVDHVKVYVKGGDGGDGMVGFRREKYVPMGGPAGGDGGNGGDVIFVVDEGLRTLMDFRYKRHFKATRGEHGHSKNMHGANAEDLLVKVPPGTVVMNEETGQVIADLVEHGQKAVIAKGGRGGRGNSRFATPANPAPELSEKGEPGVELSVTLELKVLADVGLVGFPSVGKSTLLSVVSSAKPKIASYHFTTIVPNLGMVETEDHRSFAMADLPGLIEGAHQGVGLGHQFLRHIERTRVIVHVIDMSGLEGRDPYEDYLTINEELKQYNLRLTERPQIIVANKMDMPESEENLIAFQEKVGPEVKIFPISAISRQGLQDLLFAIADMLEVAPEFPLHDLTEEETETSVMYKHEAKKDDFTISRDDDGAFVLSGGTVERLFKMTDFSREDSIRRFSRQLRGMGIDDALRERGAKDGDTVRLLEFEFEFIE
- a CDS encoding Spo0B domain-containing protein codes for the protein MESKQKTINEVLRHTMHDYLNNLHLIQMNLDMGRYDEAKNLIRTYSLKCTQFFDVNNTGLLLTNEWLQTFSLAYNKITLEFGTSIQKVGAGHYDEPVKNYLERFVQTIYPLLKGYQEQTLNVYILTADVLEVQVELKGEWSTYTWVDECLNGLMDVEKEINSDSHIKFKLIARERLE
- a CDS encoding transcription repressor NadR; translation: MKKLKGSERRNWIFSYLKEQNHPVTGGDLAKLANVSRQVIVNDVTLLKATNIPIVSTSQGYILLPDKELNACVSKRVACNHQSKDSEDELLTLVDAGVTVENVTVEHPVYGEITSSIMVSNRHDVEMFLKKVRETDAPFLLELTSGVHLHLISAPTEEILNRGIDGIRKKGYLIEE
- the pheA gene encoding prephenate dehydratase; the protein is MDTKKVAFLGPEASFTHLASKALFQDELLVPTRTIPECIEAVANGSVDIAVVPLENALEGTVPLTIDYLFHEANLYVIAEIQAPIEQHLMVHPTNKKNWEEITTIYSHPHALAQCHKYLYYRFGKVPLEQSTSTAAAAKYVSENEELCIAAIGNSSAASEYNLAIVEQNIHDFHFNHTRFFVLSKKNLCIQESGHIGQMKTTVMITLPKDDRSGALHQVLSVFAWRQLNLSKIESRPLKTGLGQYFFVIDILEDEKMPMMIGAIEELKALGCDVKSLGSYNTYETEKEAPSE